A window from Trichomycterus rosablanca isolate fTriRos1 chromosome 21, fTriRos1.hap1, whole genome shotgun sequence encodes these proteins:
- the clip1a gene encoding CAP-Gly domain-containing linker protein 1 isoform X2 codes for MSTAKPSGLKAPSKISRPAGPGAGATKTSPSAASKAAPGDKADDQDAGEDFKVGDRVWVNGNKPGHIQFLGETQFAPGQWAGIVLDEPIGKNDGSVAGVRYFQSDPLRGIFTRPSKLSRSEGEANGTTTAPPSPTPSAAAPPTTPAPASAPPAGAATATKKVAPSTKPASNLTRDNSESVSNLSEAGSLKKGERELKMGDRVLVGGTKAGVVRFIGETDFAKGEWCGVELDEPLGKNDGAVAGTRYFQCQPKYGLFAPVHKVTRIGFPSTTPAKAKTAARKVTTTPGLNRSPSSSSVSSMSSVASSVSGKPSRTGLLTETSSRYSRKISGTTALQEALKEKQQHIEQLLAERDLERAEVAKATSQVGEVEQELTVLREGQEQYVSEMESKMDQLRGLVEAADKDKVELLNQLEEERRRVEDLQFRVEEACITKGDLETQTRLEHALLKELEQSLLFEKTKADKLQRELEDSRVATVSEKSRILELQRDLTLRDKEVTALRQHLEAAPGQEASGDPTAPVLQAELILLRTQLSAQASSHGRELAALRAKLEEEGKATRENLAKLEASSALLAKDNEQLRAQLTEAEKEKVDAIELWRSKLESAVTSHQQAMEELKASSGAPKGAGESQPPELYEMRENLERLKMQHKLQLDESQVKHSADITRLTKEAEGLRKQLLALTEEKERLVESLRSNLESTETQHLVELEEALGKLHTAELRVKELEEENAKLGEQVEGKAQEIQDQNEALQSLHSQQSQGNQEVQSLVARVEEAEGKARSQEGKVKELTTALEGKQKDLEGLQENLTSLKQTNSSLEKELSDLKQTVKASSDAQTETSQAVQKLQETLNKKEEQCSTLSSESEKLKIQLSGMEAKLKAGDEKLEQLTKDKAKLEGDISELITTSGDSSAQLGKMNDDLNQKERRIEELQKQLSEQKEVVARSEETRSQEQTRAKQELKDVSEKHQQEVSNLQEKIKLLEKNIEEAQTKVSEAQTSGEKALTGAVQKHTEELQELRGQVETAQKQLTASEEKCQKLQQEVEQLLTFKEKAQSLTAELACSVQGSEKLASELGDLRSLSERLSKERDALHTEKETLDQQVSESQRKLSSLEDVQKELVSKNYEVNAANEQMSKEIQELRSASQELRTEKASLTQDREQLSKEVEKITQVMEEIKAENVILKENQVEHLGQIETLEQGKAEQQDDVLKHQEQVQKLETRSAELTQQHLKACEDRDKLHEELRSCQEDLQSSKSQCAKNEELQSKLQSEKDVLSVENAKLQAETEQLRSENEKAWSDLKAAISDKESLGAEKAELQKQLHATKAALEQAGKDNAELQASKDSFARMLEEIKTSREVTDSERVLLMEEKEGLLETQRKMCSEKQELSKQIEELVEKLRLGADEVKATKEKLQLDSAEFAREKQTINDKVSETEKILQTLQDENTSLKAAIEEQNNQRNDLEHQMSCLKENNEKEISQNASVLEEQKRLADDLLQKRTDLESEVEKMKQKLEQIDSERKNFMQESVDLKELLQQKSSDAESLEKAKVSLVEENQKLQLSLDQMKQEHVQHSETFTKDKTSLKSTVDELKKTNDELLQQVKHLTDQSRSLAEAKATLEANQQALESDRNDLSGVKETLSNKVEDLMKRVTDSESESARLLEVQSKLDAEIVSVRNEKEKAQTDQQSLVTKVEQLWISVNELSSEGTDISDEPGLDLSQRSASSCRKVEELTKVLGKIADERTFLSKEVELLKTQQKQSDGDRSDLDAAKALLASKIEDLERNSTQLLKEKTDLIASRASLDQEVLSLRSNLENSDKKCSDYLCKVEELTKSQAELGTRLQNLQDDKTTLEERQRDVEAQVNVLTKAKDETVSSLASVQAERDALRAEKEKAGLMAAESAGHTAQALEKLTQEKLVLHKEKSEAGTLIQELKNAKEQMQTQMDKLSEQNSQYQQELKKSKEQLTSETDTIHGLQKEIEELKRAASENILSTEAVKKENVKLVKNLTSSQKQSDGQQKLKEQLAKLSSQLKDVEKSKHALKNELDKEKSALQQSVQKSSALISEKNTELETLRKEVTALRGESATLKKLQNDKAQLQERVSTLEKSLSGGTKSGPADAPSGALEQMREAKETAKCQVEFLNSVIVDLQRKIEELKSKLEKMAEAALNGNTASEMDNHESLSESKAKKKAPPRLFCDICDCFDLHDTEDCPTQEQLPDSPPHTTYHGSSADERPYCDTCEVFGHWTESCNDDQTF; via the exons ATGAGCACGGCCAAACCCAGCGGCCTTAAAGCGCCCAGCAAGATCAGCAGGCCGGCCGGGCCCGGGGCCGGGGCCACCAAGACGTCGCCCTCGG CTGCCTCTAAAGCAGCTCCAGGCGACAAGGCCGACGACCAGGACGCGGGCGAGGACTTCAAAGTCGGGGACCGAGTGTGGGTGAACGGCAACAAGCCCGGCCACATCCAGTTCCTCGGAGAGACCCAGTTCGCCCCCGGCCAGTGGGCGGGCATCGTGTTGGACGAGCCCATCGGGAAGAACGACGGCTCGGTCGCGGGCGTGCGCTACTTCCAATCCGATCCGCTGAGGGGGATTTTCACGCGGCCTTCCAAGCTTTCACGTAGCGAAGGCGAAGCCAATGGAACGACGACGGCGCCTCCGTCGCCCACGCCGTCCGCCGCGGCACCGCCGACCACGCCAGCCCCGGCGTCCGCCCCGCCAGCCGGCGCCGCCACCGCCACCAAGAAGGTCGCTCCAAGCACCAAACCCGCCTCCAACCTGACTCGCGACAATTCCGAGTCGGTGTCCAACCTGTCGGAGGCGGGTTCGCTGAAGAAAGGGGAGCGGGAGCTGAAGATGGGCGACCGCGTCCTG GTGGGCGGCACCAAAGCTGGCGTGGTGCGCTTCATCGGGGAGACGGATTTCGCCAAGGGCGAGTGGTGCGGAGTCGAGCTGGACGAACCGTTGGGCAAGAACGACGGCGCGGTCGCTGGGACCAG GTACTTCCAGTGTCAGCCCAAGTACGGCCTCTTCGCCCCGGTGCACAAGGTGACGCGGATCGGCTTCCCCTCCACCACCCCAGCCAAGGCCAAGACCGCAGCGCGGAAGGTGACCACGACCCCGGGACTGAACCGCAGCCCGAGCTCCTCGTCCGTCAGCTCCATGAGTTCTGTGGCCTCGTCGGTGAGCGGGAAGCCCAGCCGAACCGGCCTG CTGACGGAGACGTCGTCCCGCTACTCGCGTAAGATCTCCGGGACGACGGCGCTGCAGGAGGCCCTGAAGGAGAAGCAGCAGCACATCGAGCAGCTCCTGGCCGAGCGCGACCTCGAGCGGGCCGAAGTCGCCAAGGCCACCAGCCAGGTGGGAGAGGTGGAGCAGGAGCTCACGGTTCTTCGAGAAGGTCAAGAGCAG TACGTGTCTGAGATGGAGTCCAAAATGGATCAGCTGCGTGGCCTGGTGGAGGCTGCAGACAAGGACAAGGTGGAGCTTCTGAATCAGCTGGAGGAAGAAAGGAG AAGGGTGGAGGACCTTCAGTTTCGAGTGGAGGAAGCTTGCATAACCAAAGGTGACCTGGAG ACGCAGACCAGACTGGAGCATGCCCTCCTTAAGGAGCTCGAGCAAAGTCTGCTCTTTGAAAAGACCAAAGCTGACAAACTCCAGCGGGAGTTAGAAGACTCTAGG GTTGCTACCGTTTCTGAGAAGTCTCGCATCCTTGAACTACAGAGAGACCTCACTCTGAGGGACAAAGAAGTCACAGCCCTTCGGCAACACCTGGAGGCTGCTCCCGGACAGGAGGCCTCTGGAGACCCCACAGCTCCGGTCCTTCAAGCGGAGCTCATTTTACTAAGAACCCAGCTCTCTGCTCAAGCTTCAAGCCACGGAAGGGAGCTGGCGGCCTTGCGCGCTAAGCTCGAGGAGGAAGGAAAGGCAACCCGTGAAAACCTGGCCAAACTCGAGGCCTCGTCTGCACTTCTAGCCAAAGACAACGAGCAGCTTCGCGCCCAGCTGACCGAGGCTGAGAAGGAGAAGGTGGATGCCATTGAGCTGTGGCGCTCCAAGCTCGAGTCGGCGGTCACTTCTCATCAGCAAGCCATGGAAGAGCTCAAGGCCTCCTCGGGGGCTCCTAAGGGGGCCGGCGAGTCGCAGCCACCTGAGCTTTACGAGATGCGGGAAAATTTGGAAAGGCTCAAGATGCAGCACAAGCTACAGCTGGACGAGAGCCAGGTTAAGCACAGCGCCGACATCACGAGGTTGACCAAAGAAGCCGAGGGGCTCCGGAAACAGTTGctcgccctgaccgaggagaagGAGCGCCTGGTGGAGTCTCTGCGCAGTAACCTGGAGAGTACGGAGACGCAGCACCTGGTGGAGTTGGAGGAAGCCTTGGGCAAGCTGCACACAGCTGAACTGAGGGTGAAAGAGCTCGAGGAGGAGAACGCTAAGCTAGGAGAACAAGTGGAGGGCAAAGCTCAAGAGATCCAGGACCAAAATGAAGCTCTTCAGAGCCTTCATTCTCAGCAGAGCCAGGGTAACCAGGAGGTCCAAAGTCTGGTCGCCCGGGTTGAGGAAGCGGAGGGCAAGGCACGGTCGCAGGAAGGAAAG GTCAAGGAATTGACCACAGCTTTGGAGGGTAAGCAGAAGGACCTGGAGGGGCTGCAGGAGAACCTGACCTCACTGAAGCAAACCAACAGCTCTTTGGAGAAAGAGCTTTCTGACTTG AAACAAACGGTCAAAGCATCTTCCGATGCTCAGACAGAGACCTCACAAGCCGTGCAGA AATTACAGGAGACGCTGAATAAGAAAGAGGAACAGTGCTCGACTCTCTCCAGTGAATCAGAGAAGCTGAAGATCCAGCTGTCCG GCATGGAGGCCAAGTTGAAAGCAGGCGATGAGAAGCTGGAGCAGTTAACCAAAGATAAAGCCAAGCTGGAAGGAGACATCAGCGAGCTCATAACCACCTCTGGAGACAGTTCGGCTCAGCTCGGCAAGATGAACGACGATCTCAATCAAAAAGAAAG GAGAATCGAGGAGCTTCAGAAGCAGCTCTCGGAGCAAAAGGAGGTGGTTGCTCGATCTGAGGAGACCAGGAGCCAAGAGCAGACTCGAGCCAAGCAGGAGCTGAAAGACGTCAGTGAGAAACACCAGCAAGAGGTTTCCAACCTGCAGGAGAAGATCAAGCTGCTG GAGAAGAACATAGAAGAGGCTCAAACGAAGGTCAGTGAAGCTCAGACCTCGGGAGAGAAAGCGCTCACCGGTGCCGTACAGAAGCACACAGAGGAGCTACAGGAGCTCCGCGGTCAGGTAGAAACGGCACAAAAGCAGCTCACCGCCTCTGAGGAAAAGTGCCAAAAACTTCAACAAGAGGTGGAGCAGTTGCTGACCTTCAAGGAAAAGGCTCAG TCACTTACCGCTGAATTGGCTTGCTCCGTGCAAGGGTCTGAGAAGCTTGCTTCTGAGCTTGGGGATCTAAGGTCGTTGTCTGAACGTCTGTCTAAGGAACGGGACGCTCTTCACACCGAGAAGGAAACTCTGGACCAGCAAGTTTCAGAGTCTCAAAGGAAACTCTCGAGCTTGGAAGACGTTCAGAAAGAACTCGTATCTAAAAACTACGAAGTGAACGCAGCCAACGAACAAATGAGCAAGGAAATTCAGGAACTACGTTCCGCCAGCCAGGAACTGCGGACGGAAAAGGCGTCGCTCACGCAGGACAGAGAACAGCTTTCCAAAGAGGTGGAGAAGATAACCCAAGTCATGGAAGAAATCAAAGCTGAGAATGTTATCCTAAAAGAAAATCAAGTCGAGCACCTCGGGCAGATAGAGACTCTTGAACAGGGTAAAGCCGAGCAACAGGACGACGTCCTGAAACATCAGGAGCAGGTTCAGAAGCTGGAGACTCGGAGTGCAGAGCTTACCCAGCAGCACCTCAAGGCCTGTGAGGACAGGGATAAGCTTCACGAGGAGCTCAGAAGCTGCCAGGAGGATCTGCAGTCCAGTAAATCGCAGTGCGCCAAGAACGAAGAGCTTCAATCGAAGCTTCAGTCCGAGAAAGATGTTCTCTCGGTCGAGAACGCCAAGTTGCAAGCTGAAACCGAGCAGCTCCGCAGTGAGAACGAAAAGGCGTGGTCAGACCTTAAAGCTGCCATTTCAGATAAAGAGTCCCTTGGTGCAGAAAAGGCAGAACTTCAGAAGCAGCTTCACGCCACGAAGGCGGCATTGGAACAAGCCGGCAAAGATAACGCTGAACTCCAGGCCTCCAAGGACAGCTTTGCCAGGATGCTTGAGGAGATAAAGACGAGCAGGGAGGTCACAGATTCCGAGAGGGTTTTACTCATGGAAGAGAAGGAAGGCTTGCTCGAAACCCAGAGGAAAATGTGCTCCGAAAAGCAGGAGCTCTCTAAACAGATTGAAGAGCTCGTCGAGAAGCTGCGTCTCGGCGCCGACGAGGTCAAGGCCACCAAGGAGAAGCTCCAGCTTGATTCGGCCGAGTTTGCTCGGGAGAAGCAAACGATTAATGACAAGGTCTCAGAGACTGAGAAGATCCTTCAGACCCTTCAAGACGAAAACACAAGCTTGAAGGCTGCCATCGAGGAGCAGAATAATCAACGAAACGATTTGGAACATCAGATGAGTTGCTTGAAGGAAAATAATGAGAAGGAAATTTCCCAAAATGCTTCTGTTTTAGAAGAGCAAAAGCGCCTGGCAGATGACTTACTACAGAAAAGGACCGACCTGGAATCAGAGGTGGAGAAAATGAAACAGAAACTTGAGCAGATAGATTCAGAGAGGAAGAACTTCATGCAAGAAAGTGTCGACCTGAAGGAGCTTCTGCAGCAGAAGAGCTCGGACGCAGAGTCTCTCGAGAAGGCGAAGGTCAGCCTCGTGGAAGAAAACCAGAAGTTGCAGCTCAGTCTGGATCAAATGAAGCAAGAGCATGTGCAACATAGTGAAACCTTCACAAAGGATAAAACCTCTCTGAAGAGCACTGTAGACGAGCTCAAGAAGACGAACGATGAGCTGCTTCAGCAAGTCAAACATCTGACAGATCAGAGCAGATCTCTGGCTGAAGCCAAGGCCACTTTGGAAGCTAATCAACAAGCACTAGAATCAGACAGGAATGATTTATCTGGTGTTAAGGAAACCCTCTCTAATAAGGTTGAAGACCTTATGAAAAGGGTTACGGATTCCGAATCCGAGAGCGCTCGTCTTTTAGAGGTGCAGTCCAAGCTCGATGCTGAAATCGTGTCCGTCAGGAATGAAAAAGAGAAGGCACAAACAGATCAGCAATCACTAGTCACCAAAGTTGAGCAATTATGGATTTCCGTGAATGAGTTGTCCTCAGAGGGAACCGATATTTCTGATGAGCCGGGTCTGGACCTCTCCCAAAGATCGGCTTCCAGTTGTCGGAAAGTTGAAGAGCTTACCAAAGTACTCGGAAAGATTGCTGACGAGAGAACCTTTTTGTCAAAAGAAGTCGAGCTCTTAAAGACCCAGCAGAAGCAAAGCGACGGCGACCGGTCAGATCTGGATGCTGCGAAGGCGCTTCTCGCTTCTAAAATCGAAGACCTTGAGAGGAACTCCACacagcttcttaaagaaaagaCGGACCTCATAGCCTCTCGCGCCTCTCTGGATCAAGAGGTCCTTTCACTCCGTAGTAACCTGGAAAACAGCGACAAGAAATGCTCAGACTATCTGTGCAAGGTAGAAGAGCTGACTAAGTCGCAGGCCGAGTTAGGAACGAGGTTACAAAACCTTCAAGACGACAAGACGACGCTGGAAGAGCGACAGCGAGACGTGGAAGCGCAGGTTAACGTTTTAACCAAGGCAAAGGACGAGACGGTCTCCAGTCTGGCTTCGGTGCAAGCTGAGAGGGATGCTTTACGAGCGGAAAAGGAAAAAGCCGGCTTAATG GCCGCAGAGAGTGCTGGACACACGGCACAGGCTCTGGAGAAACTGACTCAGGAGAAGCTGGTGTTGCACAAAGAAAAATCGGAGGCTGGGACTCTCATCCAGGAGCTGAAGAACGCCAAAGAACAAATGCAGACCCAG ATGGACAAGCTGTCGGAGCAGAACTCCCAGTATCAGCAGGAGCTGAAGAAATCCAAAGAACAGCTGACCTCTGAGACGGATACCATCCACGGTCTTCAGAAAGAGAT TGAGGAGCTGAAACGAGCGGCGTCTGAAAACATCCTGAGCACAGAAGCTGTGAAGAAGGAGAACGTCAAGCTGGTCAAAAATCTCACCAGCAGCCAGAAGCAGAGCGACGGCCAACAAAAA CTCAAGGAGCAGTTGGCGAAACTTAGCAGTCAGTTGAAGGACGTGGAGAAGAG TAAACACGCTTTGAAGAACGAACTGGACAAGGAGAAATCTGCTCTCCAGCAGTCTGTCCAGAAATCCAGTGCCTTGATCTCAGAAAAAAATACTGAATTGGAGACGCTGAGGAAGGAG GTGACGGCGCTTCGAGGCGAGAGCGCGACACTAAAGAAGCTGCAGAACGATAAAGCACAACTACAGGAGCGCGTGAGCACCCTGGAGAAGAGCTTATCCGGAGGGACGAAGTCCGGCCCCGCAGACGCCCCCTCAG GAGCTCTGGAACAGATGAGGGAGGCGAAGGAAACGGCCAAGTGTCAG GTGGAATTCCTGAACTCGGTCATCGTGGATCTTCAGCGCAAAATCGAGGAGCTGAAATCCAAGCTGGAGAAAATGGCCGAGGCGGCACTTAACGGAAACACGGCCAGCGAGATGGACAATCACGAAAG CCTGAGCGAATCTAAAGCCAAAAAGAAAGCGCCGCCGCGCCTCTTCTGCGACATCTGCGACTGTTTCGACCTGCACGACACGGAGGACTGTCCCACGCAGGAGCAGCTGCCCGACTCTCCTCCTCACACCACCTACCACGGCAGCTCCGCCGACGAGAGGCCTTACTGCGACACCTGCGAGGTGTTCGGCCACTGGACCGAGTCCTGCAACGACGACCAGACCTTCTAA